In the Colwellia sp. 20A7 genome, one interval contains:
- a CDS encoding anthranilate synthase component 1, giving the protein MTKLNQSTYDQATASVCTLTDNANYQSDPLSVYQLLCHDKENNLLLESAEIDQKHLLKSLLLVDAALKIVCNDNVVTFSALTVNGQTALQFAAAQLQDHAKLTFCENKQVLTATFPDIPTELDEKARLMAMNPFESLRLFNRIENSDNHHFAIFLGGAFAFDMISMSETLPQVPDGENTCPDFVYYLAETVVVIDHEKRSTEIIANLFSSSNEKNIKQVDPTKSAERIAHIKSLLSDNITTESIDPLIKRNNAIVDNSQVVSVDISDEQFCKNVEELKENIRAGDIFQVVPSRTFSLPCLDSITAYQALKLSNPSPYMFYLKDSDFSMFGASPESAIKYQQNSPEGKRQVEIYPIAGTRPRGLNADGSISLDLDSRIELELRQDKKESAEHIMLVDLARNDIARVCKPGTRYVADLLKVDRYSHVMHLVSRVCGTLLEELDALHAYQACMNMGTLSGAPKVKATSLIREIEGKRRGSYGGAVGYLTGEGEMDTCIVIRSAFVKNNIAYVQAGAGVVYDSIPQAEADETKQKAQAVINAVLASNESLAPGVN; this is encoded by the coding sequence ATGACAAAGTTAAATCAAAGTACCTATGACCAAGCTACGGCAAGTGTTTGCACATTAACGGATAACGCTAATTATCAAAGCGACCCATTAAGTGTTTATCAATTGCTTTGCCACGATAAAGAAAATAATTTACTCCTAGAGTCAGCAGAAATAGATCAAAAGCATTTATTAAAAAGTCTATTACTCGTTGATGCCGCTTTAAAAATTGTTTGTAATGACAATGTTGTTACTTTTAGCGCATTAACAGTTAATGGCCAAACCGCGCTACAATTTGCTGCGGCTCAATTACAAGATCATGCAAAACTTACCTTTTGTGAAAACAAACAAGTATTAACTGCCACTTTTCCCGATATTCCTACAGAGCTTGATGAAAAAGCACGATTAATGGCGATGAATCCATTTGAAAGCTTACGTTTATTTAATCGTATAGAAAACAGCGATAATCATCACTTTGCTATTTTTCTCGGTGGTGCATTTGCTTTCGACATGATCAGTATGAGCGAAACGCTGCCACAAGTTCCAGATGGTGAAAACACCTGCCCAGATTTTGTTTACTATTTAGCAGAAACGGTTGTTGTGATAGATCATGAAAAAAGAAGCACTGAAATTATTGCTAACTTATTCTCTTCATCAAATGAAAAAAATATTAAACAGGTTGATCCAACGAAATCAGCTGAACGTATTGCCCACATAAAATCATTACTATCAGATAATATTACGACTGAATCTATCGATCCATTAATTAAAAGAAACAACGCTATTGTTGATAATTCGCAGGTAGTCTCTGTAGATATTAGTGATGAACAGTTTTGCAAAAATGTTGAAGAATTAAAAGAGAACATTCGTGCTGGAGATATTTTCCAAGTTGTACCGTCTCGCACTTTTTCGTTACCTTGCTTAGATAGCATAACGGCTTATCAAGCATTAAAATTGAGCAACCCTAGTCCTTATATGTTTTATCTTAAAGACAGTGATTTTTCTATGTTTGGCGCTTCTCCTGAATCAGCGATTAAATATCAACAAAACTCTCCTGAAGGAAAACGACAAGTTGAAATTTACCCTATTGCCGGTACTCGCCCACGGGGATTAAATGCCGATGGTAGTATCTCGTTAGATTTAGACTCAAGAATAGAGTTAGAGTTAAGACAAGATAAAAAAGAATCAGCCGAACATATTATGTTAGTTGATTTAGCACGTAATGATATTGCACGTGTTTGTAAACCAGGCACTCGCTATGTTGCCGATTTATTAAAAGTGGATCGTTATTCTCATGTTATGCACTTAGTGTCACGCGTATGCGGTACTTTACTCGAAGAGTTAGACGCTTTACACGCCTATCAAGCATGTATGAATATGGGAACCTTGTCAGGTGCACCTAAAGTGAAAGCAACCTCTCTAATAAGAGAAATTGAAGGTAAGCGTCGCGGCAGTTATGGTGGCGCTGTTGGCTACCTAACTGGTGAAGGTGAAATGGATACCTGTATTGTTATCCGTTCGGCGTTTGTCAAAAACAATATTGCTTATGTACAAGCAGGAGCCGGTGTTGTTTATGATTCTATTCCTCAGGCTGAAGCTGATGAAACCAAACAAAAAGCACAAGCGGTTATTAATGCCGTATTAGCATCGAATGAATCACTAGCTCCAGGAGTGAACTAA
- the trpA gene encoding tryptophan synthase subunit alpha yields MTEQKLQAGYRYQQAFADLSVKKEKAFIPFVMIGDPNAEQSFNIIKALIDAGVDALELGIPFSDPSADGITIQMAALRAIKSDINTDVCIDILAKVREYAPNIPIGLLLYGNLIFARGIDTFYADMAKVGVDSVLIADLPIRESLPFREAAIKHNVAPIFIAPPNANDNTLRDVSSFSKGYTYVLSRAGVTGVDSPVVAQKEISQEESPAHKLINTLNEYNAAPPILGFGISNPQQVKDALDAGASGAISGSAVVKIIETNLNDHKKMLTELTTFVIDMKAATR; encoded by the coding sequence ATGACTGAGCAGAAACTACAAGCGGGTTATCGCTATCAACAAGCATTTGCTGATTTGTCAGTTAAAAAAGAAAAAGCCTTTATCCCTTTTGTTATGATTGGCGATCCAAATGCTGAGCAATCATTTAACATTATTAAAGCATTAATTGATGCGGGTGTTGATGCGCTGGAACTTGGTATTCCTTTCTCTGATCCAAGCGCTGATGGTATTACTATTCAAATGGCGGCATTACGTGCAATAAAATCAGATATTAATACCGATGTATGTATTGATATACTTGCTAAAGTTCGTGAGTATGCCCCGAATATTCCAATTGGTTTACTTCTTTATGGTAATCTAATTTTTGCACGAGGTATTGATACTTTTTATGCCGATATGGCTAAAGTAGGTGTTGATTCTGTTCTAATCGCTGACTTGCCTATTCGTGAAAGTTTGCCATTTAGAGAAGCCGCGATAAAACACAATGTTGCCCCAATATTTATCGCACCACCTAATGCTAATGATAATACTCTACGCGACGTATCTTCTTTTAGTAAAGGTTATACGTATGTATTGAGCCGTGCAGGTGTTACCGGTGTAGACAGCCCTGTAGTAGCGCAAAAAGAAATAAGTCAGGAAGAGTCACCAGCGCACAAACTCATTAATACATTAAATGAATACAATGCTGCGCCACCGATATTAGGCTTTGGTATATCTAACCCACAACAAGTGAAAGATGCTTTAGATGCAGGTGCAAGTGGCGCTATTAGCGGCTCTGCTGTTGTTAAAATAATTGAAACTAACTTAAACGATCATAAGAAGATGCTAACTGAATTGACAACCTTCGTCATAGATATGAAAGCGGCAACTAGATAG
- a CDS encoding IS630 family transposase (programmed frameshift), which yields MTHNLSQLISSTSNARMRLRLLAVSHFIDGKNRTQIATFLKVSRTSVNKWIHTYLHDGLEGLKEKKHTGRPKSLDDKQLSQLKSFVINSAIKPSGGRLQGKDVQEYIATEFGVVYQKSNVYDTLHQLELSWVTTRSKHPKQSIETQETFKKIFQFETIAKIPLSISLDQVDVWFQDEARFGQQNTTTRVWAEKGTRPRAIKQQQFTYAYLFGAVCITNGKTEAIVAPLSNMDVMASHLALISKATEEGRHAVVLMDGASWHQKYLDDEYNNLTIIHIPPYSPELNPIEQVWSWMRQNEIANRCFKDYEDIVEKCSEAWNRFRSNTKRVISLCHRDWAIMTS from the exons ATGACTCATAACTTATCACAGCTTATTTCATCAACGAGTAATGCAAGAATGCGATTACGATTGCTTGCTGTATCTCACTTTATCGATGGAAAAAATCGCACACAAATAGCTACTTTCTTGAAAGTTAGCCGCACTAGCGTTAATAAATGGATCCATACTTATTTACATGATGGCTTAGAGGGACTTAAAGAAAAAAAACATACAGGTCGCCCAAAATCTTTGGATGATAAGCAGCTGTCACAACTGAAAAGTTTTGTTATCAATTCTGCTATAAAACCGAGTGGTGGTAGGCTTCAAGGAAAAGATGTACAAGAATATATTGCGACAGAGTTTGGTGTTGTCTACCAAAAATCTAATGTATACGACACACTACACCAGCTTGAACTAAGCTGGGTAACAACACGTTCAAAGCACCCTAAGCAATCCATTGAGACACAAGAAACCTTTAAAAAAAT ATTCCAATTTGAAACGATCGCCAAGATCCCGTTATCGATATCGCTTGATCAAGTCGATGTGTGGTTTCAGGATGAAGCGCGGTTTGGTCAGCAAAACACAACGACCAGAGTGTGGGCAGAAAAAGGAACGCGCCCTAGGGCAATCAAACAGCAGCAGTTTACCTACGCTTATTTGTTTGGCGCAGTCTGCATCACCAATGGAAAAACAGAAGCTATCGTAGCCCCATTAAGTAATATGGATGTGATGGCGTCACACTTAGCACTCATTTCAAAGGCGACAGAAGAGGGACGACATGCTGTAGTCTTGATGGATGGTGCCAGTTGGCATCAAAAGTATCTTGATGACGAATACAACAATTTGACGATCATCCATATTCCTCCCTATTCACCCGAGTTAAATCCAATTGAGCAAGTGTGGTCATGGATGAGGCAGAATGAAATAGCTAACCGTTGTTTCAAGGATTATGAGGATATTGTTGAGAAGTGCTCAGAAGCTTGGAACCGCTTCAGAAGTAATACTAAAAGGGTGATATCTCTATGTCACCGAGACTGGGCCATTATGACCAGTTAA
- the trpD gene encoding anthranilate phosphoribosyltransferase, which yields MTNILSTLVDGKDLDQQTIKTFFEEVLKGETDPILLASVLTALKIKGETPEEISGAAIAIKSAATNFPPQNIGVADCVGTGGDGANTINISTTAAILAATCGLKMAKHGNRSVSSMSGSADLLEAFGVNLNMSPETASNCLDKANLCFLYAPAYHTGFKYAVTVRKTMGVRTLFNILGPLANPANPSVMLLGVYTPDLLLPMAEALQLTGVERAFVVYGSGLDEIALHGDTNVIELKEGKLTERTISPQDFGLKNYSLEQIKGGTPQENADIIKTILSGEGQEAHNAAVIINCAALLYLHGKTDNLKDAAQLASDVLKSGKGLETLEQLVVLSNEECK from the coding sequence ATGACGAATATATTATCTACCTTAGTTGACGGCAAAGACCTTGATCAACAAACAATTAAAACATTTTTTGAAGAAGTTCTTAAGGGTGAAACAGATCCTATCTTGCTCGCTAGTGTACTTACTGCATTAAAAATAAAAGGCGAAACACCCGAAGAGATATCAGGTGCCGCTATCGCAATTAAAAGCGCAGCAACAAACTTTCCTCCACAAAATATCGGTGTCGCAGATTGTGTAGGTACCGGCGGCGATGGTGCAAATACCATTAACATTTCAACTACCGCGGCTATTTTAGCCGCAACCTGTGGCTTGAAAATGGCAAAACATGGTAACCGTAGTGTTTCAAGTATGTCAGGGTCTGCCGATTTGCTTGAAGCATTTGGTGTAAACTTAAACATGTCCCCAGAAACAGCTAGTAACTGTTTAGATAAAGCAAATTTATGCTTTTTATATGCTCCTGCATATCACACTGGTTTTAAGTATGCGGTAACAGTACGTAAAACAATGGGTGTACGAACGTTATTCAATATTTTAGGGCCTCTAGCAAACCCTGCCAACCCGAGTGTTATGTTACTTGGTGTATACACACCTGACTTATTGCTACCTATGGCTGAAGCTCTACAGCTGACGGGTGTAGAACGTGCTTTTGTTGTTTATGGTAGTGGTTTAGATGAAATAGCACTTCACGGTGACACCAATGTTATTGAGCTTAAGGAAGGGAAATTAACTGAACGTACTATTTCCCCACAAGACTTTGGTTTAAAAAACTACTCCCTTGAACAAATCAAAGGGGGCACTCCGCAAGAGAATGCTGACATTATTAAAACAATTTTATCAGGTGAAGGACAAGAAGCTCACAATGCTGCAGTAATAATTAATTGTGCCGCATTGCTTTATTTACATGGTAAAACGGATAATTTAAAAGACGCCGCTCAACTAGCAAGCGATGTATTAAAAAGTGGCAAAGGCCTAGAAACACTAGAGCAACTTGTTGTACTTTCTAACGAGGAATGTAAATAA
- a CDS encoding aminodeoxychorismate/anthranilate synthase component II: MTLAKNKKTTVNKRNTKLFMLDNLDSFTYNLVDEFQCLGFEPTVYRNTLSCDFIFNKMLEHTKETGEKVILVLSPGPGAPKNAGCLMALISLCAGKIPMLGICLGHQALIEHYGGTVGRAEEIVHGKSSPITHCASGPFANIPNPLPVARYHSLVGIKVPNSLTVIADYNNMAMAICQEQDAILAYQFHPESILTTFGSTLLAQSFDYLLTLSENLNTKTLGL, from the coding sequence ATGACCTTAGCTAAAAATAAAAAAACGACTGTTAACAAGAGAAACACAAAACTATTTATGCTTGATAATTTAGATTCATTTACTTATAACTTAGTCGATGAATTTCAATGCTTAGGTTTTGAACCTACCGTTTATCGTAATACGTTAAGCTGTGATTTTATATTTAACAAAATGCTTGAACACACGAAAGAAACTGGTGAGAAAGTTATTTTAGTATTATCTCCTGGCCCAGGTGCACCTAAAAATGCAGGCTGTTTAATGGCATTGATTAGTTTATGCGCAGGAAAAATACCAATGCTTGGCATTTGTTTAGGTCATCAAGCATTAATTGAACATTATGGTGGCACTGTTGGACGCGCGGAAGAAATAGTACATGGTAAATCATCACCAATAACACATTGTGCTAGCGGCCCTTTTGCTAATATTCCTAATCCATTACCGGTTGCCCGTTATCATTCATTAGTTGGTATAAAAGTTCCAAACTCTTTAACTGTGATTGCCGACTATAACAATATGGCGATGGCTATTTGCCAAGAGCAGGATGCAATATTAGCGTATCAATTTCATCCAGAATCTATTTTAACCACTTTTGGCTCTACATTATTAGCACAAAGTTTTGATTATTTACTGACTTTGAGTGAGAACCTAAACACTAAGACGCTAGGATTATAA
- the trpB gene encoding tryptophan synthase subunit beta produces the protein MTNTVKNTIKETLPAYFGEFGGMFVGELLVPALEQLEQAFIESQTDEAFLTEFNNLLTKYAGRPTPLTCCRNIVKNPLAKIYLKREDLLHGGAHKTNQVLGQALLAKRMGKTEVIAETGAGQHGVATAIACSLLGLKCKVYMGAVDCQRQQPNVFRMKLMGAEVIPVTAGSGTLKDAVNEALRDWSANYENAHYLLGTAAGPHPFPTIVREFQKMIGEEAKAQFLEEEGRLPDYVIACVGGGSNAIGMFNDFIQHEEVKLIGVEAGGKGIDTDQHGATLVAGTKGMLHGNYTYIMQDKHGQIEESYSISAGLDYPAVGPQHAFLKETGRAQYVPINDDEALSAFQALAQCEGIIPALESSHALAQALKMAESATTETIYLVNLSGRGDKDLAHVHAVLHPNEQTTETVNVKHRGEA, from the coding sequence ATGACTAATACAGTAAAAAACACAATAAAAGAAACATTACCGGCTTATTTCGGCGAATTTGGCGGCATGTTTGTCGGAGAATTACTTGTTCCTGCTTTAGAGCAGTTAGAGCAAGCATTTATTGAATCGCAAACCGACGAGGCCTTCCTTACTGAGTTTAATAACCTACTAACTAAGTATGCAGGCCGCCCAACACCGCTAACATGCTGTCGAAATATTGTTAAAAATCCATTAGCAAAAATTTATTTGAAACGTGAAGATTTATTGCATGGTGGGGCTCATAAAACTAACCAAGTATTAGGACAAGCCTTACTTGCTAAACGTATGGGGAAAACAGAAGTTATTGCTGAAACCGGCGCGGGTCAACATGGTGTAGCTACAGCTATTGCATGCTCATTATTAGGCCTAAAATGTAAAGTTTATATGGGCGCAGTAGATTGTCAGCGTCAACAACCAAATGTATTCAGAATGAAATTAATGGGCGCTGAAGTCATTCCTGTTACCGCAGGATCGGGGACTTTAAAAGATGCAGTTAATGAGGCTTTACGTGATTGGTCTGCTAACTATGAAAATGCACATTATTTATTAGGAACAGCCGCAGGCCCACATCCTTTTCCAACTATCGTTAGAGAGTTTCAAAAAATGATAGGTGAAGAAGCAAAAGCGCAATTCTTAGAAGAGGAAGGTCGTTTACCAGATTATGTTATTGCTTGTGTTGGTGGTGGCTCTAATGCTATTGGCATGTTTAATGATTTCATTCAACATGAAGAAGTTAAACTCATTGGTGTTGAAGCTGGTGGTAAAGGCATAGATACAGACCAACATGGTGCTACATTAGTTGCTGGTACCAAAGGCATGTTACACGGTAACTATACTTATATTATGCAAGATAAGCATGGACAAATTGAAGAGTCTTATTCAATTTCTGCCGGTCTAGATTACCCTGCAGTTGGCCCACAACATGCGTTTTTAAAAGAAACTGGACGCGCACAGTATGTTCCTATTAATGATGATGAAGCATTAAGCGCCTTTCAAGCTTTAGCACAATGTGAGGGAATTATTCCAGCACTTGAATCATCACATGCATTAGCACAAGCACTTAAAATGGCTGAGTCAGCTACAACTGAAACTATTTATTTAGTTAATTTATCAGGACGTGGAGATAAAGATCTCGCCCATGTTCATGCTGTTTTACACCCTAACGAGCAAACGACCGAAACGGTAAATGTTAAGCACAGAGGAGAAGCATAA
- the trpCF gene encoding bifunctional indole-3-glycerol-phosphate synthase TrpC/phosphoribosylanthranilate isomerase TrpF, with the protein MANILEKIVADKRIEIDALKKSKPLSSFIDGLKPTTKDMYAALRRTKEKPEAGFILECKKASPSKGLIRPDFDVKSICQVYDKYAAAISVLTDQKYFQGNFDYLKIVTETVKCPVLNKDFFIDTYQVHLARYYGADAILLMLSVLSDEQYLELSAVAEQYNLAILTEISTEDERDRAIKLNAKMIGINNRNLRDLSTDISRTFDFAPTLPDDTIIISESGIYNNAQVRELAPAVDGFLVGSSLMAMDNNAHNDIDLACRKLIFGNNKVCGLTAPEHAISAAKSGARFGGLIFVEKSPRCITKEIAMNIVKSQPHLDYVGVFVNHPPLEVTNLANDLNLTAVQLHGDEDKTYIASLKKQLAESDNKACLVWKAHPVTNAVPELDETITHHVLDGKSPGSGQAFDWQTLSDSKQDLSTSLLAGGLNPENINLALTQLTNLDLFGLDLNSGVEESPGIKSSEKLNKVFTQIRNY; encoded by the coding sequence ATGGCTAATATATTAGAAAAAATAGTCGCTGATAAGCGTATTGAAATAGATGCCCTTAAAAAGTCAAAACCATTATCAAGCTTTATTGATGGGCTAAAACCAACAACAAAAGACATGTACGCTGCATTAAGACGTACTAAAGAGAAGCCTGAAGCCGGTTTTATTTTAGAATGTAAAAAAGCATCACCATCAAAAGGATTAATTCGTCCTGATTTTGATGTGAAGAGTATTTGCCAAGTTTATGATAAATATGCAGCGGCAATATCAGTACTTACAGATCAAAAATATTTCCAAGGTAATTTTGATTACTTAAAAATCGTTACAGAAACCGTAAAATGCCCTGTGCTTAATAAAGATTTTTTTATTGATACATATCAAGTACATTTAGCTCGTTACTACGGCGCAGATGCTATTTTATTGATGCTCAGTGTTTTATCAGATGAACAATATCTCGAATTATCAGCAGTAGCCGAGCAATATAATTTAGCAATATTAACTGAAATTTCGACAGAAGATGAACGTGATCGTGCGATAAAACTTAACGCAAAAATGATTGGCATTAACAATCGTAATCTTCGTGATTTAAGTACAGACATTTCACGTACTTTTGATTTTGCTCCTACGCTACCCGACGATACCATTATTATTTCAGAATCAGGAATTTATAATAACGCTCAAGTGCGCGAGTTAGCCCCTGCTGTTGATGGTTTTCTTGTTGGCAGCTCTTTGATGGCAATGGATAATAATGCGCATAACGATATAGATTTAGCTTGTCGTAAGTTAATTTTTGGTAATAATAAAGTTTGTGGTTTAACAGCCCCTGAGCATGCTATTTCTGCCGCAAAATCAGGCGCTCGATTTGGTGGTTTAATCTTTGTTGAGAAATCCCCGCGTTGCATAACTAAAGAAATAGCGATGAATATTGTTAAATCTCAGCCACATTTAGACTATGTGGGTGTTTTTGTAAATCATCCTCCTTTAGAAGTCACAAATTTAGCTAACGATTTAAACTTAACGGCAGTGCAACTTCATGGTGATGAAGATAAAACCTATATTGCTTCACTTAAGAAGCAACTTGCTGAAAGTGATAATAAAGCATGCTTGGTTTGGAAAGCACACCCTGTGACAAACGCAGTCCCTGAGTTGGATGAAACCATAACTCACCATGTACTCGATGGAAAATCACCAGGTTCTGGACAAGCTTTTGATTGGCAAACGTTATCTGATAGCAAGCAAGATTTATCAACCAGTTTACTTGCTGGTGGATTAAATCCCGAGAATATTAATTTAGCACTAACACAGTTAACAAATTTAGATTTATTTGGCTTAGATCTCAACTCAGGCGTTGAAGAAAGTCCAGGTATCAAATCTAGCGAAAAGCTTAATAAAGTTTTTACGCAAATAAGGAATTATTAA